In Paenibacillus sp. FSL R7-0345, a single window of DNA contains:
- the purE gene encoding 5-(carboxyamino)imidazole ribonucleotide mutase: MSVQVGVIMGSKSDWETMEHACAVLEELNVPYEKKVVSAHRTPDLMFRYAEEAAGRGLKVIIAGAGGAAHLPGMVAAKTILPVIGVPVQTKALNGLDSLLSIVQMPGGIPVATVAIGRAGAVNAGLLAAQIIGAFDPEVQSRVLERRQRIEREVLESSESL; the protein is encoded by the coding sequence ATGTCAGTGCAGGTTGGGGTAATCATGGGCAGCAAGTCAGACTGGGAAACGATGGAACATGCCTGTGCGGTGCTGGAGGAGCTGAACGTACCATATGAGAAAAAGGTAGTCTCTGCGCACCGCACACCGGATCTGATGTTCCGTTATGCGGAAGAGGCGGCCGGCCGCGGACTGAAGGTTATTATTGCAGGAGCAGGCGGAGCGGCACATCTGCCGGGTATGGTTGCTGCGAAGACCATCCTGCCTGTAATCGGTGTGCCGGTGCAGACCAAAGCGCTGAACGGACTCGATTCGCTGCTGTCGATCGTGCAGATGCCGGGCGGCATTCCGGTGGCGACGGTGGCCATCGGCCGGGCCGGAGCGGTCAATGCGGGGCTGCTGGCCGCGCAGATCATCGGCGCGTTTGACCCTGAGGTGCAGAGCCGGGTGCTGGAGCGGCGCCAAAGAATCGAGCGCGAAGTGCTGGAAAGCAGCGAGAGCTTATGA
- a CDS encoding DUF1294 domain-containing protein, which produces MVKGVLIWFVLINIIAYVVMSEDKNKARARRDRVPEKTLFLLAFMGGALGILIAMYRKRHKTRHTSFRIGIPLLLLLNILLYGYFLR; this is translated from the coding sequence ATGGTCAAAGGGGTACTGATATGGTTTGTGCTGATTAATATTATCGCCTATGTGGTGATGTCCGAGGACAAGAATAAAGCCCGGGCAAGACGGGACCGTGTGCCGGAGAAGACGCTGTTTCTGCTGGCATTCATGGGCGGGGCGCTGGGTATACTCATTGCCATGTACCGCAAACGGCATAAGACCAGACATACTTCCTTCCGGATCGGTATTCCGCTGCTGCTGCTGCTTAACATTTTGCTGTACGGGTATTTTTTAAGATAG
- the purB gene encoding adenylosuccinate lyase has product MIERYSRPEMRAIWTEENKFNAWLEVEICACEAWAELGVIPQEDAAKLRKDAKFDIDRINEIELETRHDVIAFTRAVSESLGAERKWVHYGLTSTDVVDTALGYLLRQANEILEKDIINFIEILKDKAVAYKDTPMMGRTHGVHAEPTTFGLKMALWYEEMKRNLERFRHAANGVQFGKISGAVGTYANIDPFVEEFVCKKLGTSPAPISTQTLQRDRHAEYMAALALVATSLDKFATEIRALQKSEIREVEEAFAKGQKGSSAMPHKRNPIGCENISGLSRVIRGHMVTAYENVPLWHERDISHSSVERIILPDATMLLNYMLNRFGNIVKNLTVFPENMKRNMNRTFGVPFSGRILTKLIDKGFSREQAYDTVQPRAMQAWEEQTQFRDIVEATPEITAVLSAEEIEDAFNPSWHLKHVDTIFRKLELI; this is encoded by the coding sequence ATGATCGAACGTTACAGCAGACCTGAGATGCGGGCCATCTGGACCGAGGAAAATAAATTCAACGCCTGGCTTGAAGTAGAAATTTGTGCTTGTGAAGCCTGGGCCGAGCTGGGAGTCATTCCGCAGGAAGACGCCGCCAAGCTGCGCAAGGATGCGAAATTCGATATTGACCGGATCAATGAAATCGAGCTGGAAACCCGCCATGATGTTATCGCTTTTACCCGTGCAGTGTCCGAGAGCCTGGGCGCAGAACGCAAATGGGTGCACTACGGTCTGACTTCAACAGACGTTGTTGATACAGCGCTGGGTTATCTGCTGCGTCAGGCGAACGAGATTCTGGAGAAGGATATCATTAATTTTATTGAAATTCTCAAAGACAAAGCGGTAGCTTACAAAGACACTCCGATGATGGGACGCACACATGGTGTTCATGCGGAGCCTACAACCTTTGGTCTGAAAATGGCCCTGTGGTACGAGGAAATGAAACGTAACCTGGAGCGCTTCCGTCATGCGGCAAACGGCGTACAATTCGGCAAAATCTCCGGCGCAGTCGGCACCTATGCCAACATCGACCCGTTCGTAGAGGAATTTGTCTGCAAGAAGCTGGGCACCAGCCCGGCTCCAATCTCGACCCAGACCCTGCAGCGTGACCGTCACGCGGAATACATGGCTGCACTGGCACTGGTAGCGACATCGCTCGACAAGTTCGCCACTGAAATCCGCGCGCTGCAAAAGAGCGAAATCCGCGAGGTGGAAGAAGCTTTTGCCAAAGGTCAAAAAGGCTCGTCAGCCATGCCGCACAAGCGTAACCCGATCGGCTGCGAAAATATCTCCGGCCTATCCCGTGTAATCCGCGGTCATATGGTTACCGCTTACGAGAACGTGCCGCTCTGGCATGAGCGCGATATCTCGCACTCCTCGGTGGAACGGATCATCCTGCCGGATGCAACTATGCTGCTGAACTACATGCTGAACCGTTTCGGCAACATCGTGAAGAACCTGACCGTGTTCCCCGAAAATATGAAGCGCAACATGAACCGCACCTTCGGTGTACCGTTCTCCGGCCGCATCCTGACCAAGCTGATCGATAAAGGCTTCAGCCGCGAGCAGGCATACGACACCGTGCAGCCGCGTGCGATGCAGGCCTGGGAAGAGCAGACCCAGTTCCGCGACATCGTCGAGGCTACCCCTGAGATCACTGCCGTGCTTAGCGCGGAAGAGATTGAGGATGCCTTCAATCCTTCCTGGCACCTGAAGCATGTGGACACGATTTTCCGCAAGCTGGAGCTGATTTAG
- the purK gene encoding 5-(carboxyamino)imidazole ribonucleotide synthase — MPGGQDGLDSKAVKAAAPRTLLPGQTTIGVLGGGQLGRMMALDGIAMGYRFVALDPAADAPCGQVTPQITAAYNDQDAARELAQRADVITYEFENVDAGVAALLTEESYVPQGSALLYTTQHRLREKAAIEAAGVPVAPYRKVGSLAELTAAAAELGLPCVLKTATGGYDGKGQAVIRQPDELEAAFGQVAPGASAGTEVPELVLEKFVKFQCEISVIAARSTSGEVKSFPPAENIHVNNILHLSIVPARVSAELQQQACELAERLVSGLNAVGLLAVEMFVTEDGEIFVNELAPRPHNSGHYTMDACATSQFEQHIRAICNLPLGDTRLLTPVVMVNVLGQHLDGAIERTGQADEAAHRLGVAPKLHIYGKTESKTGRKMGHINLLCKDTGDGLSWVEQTNLWRN; from the coding sequence ATGCCGGGCGGACAGGACGGGCTGGACTCAAAAGCCGTGAAAGCCGCTGCGCCCCGCACGCTGCTGCCGGGGCAGACGACGATCGGCGTGCTTGGCGGCGGCCAGCTCGGCCGGATGATGGCGCTGGACGGCATCGCCATGGGCTACCGCTTTGTGGCGCTGGACCCGGCGGCGGATGCGCCATGCGGGCAGGTAACGCCGCAGATTACCGCGGCTTATAACGACCAGGACGCAGCGCGGGAGCTGGCGCAGCGCGCGGACGTGATCACGTACGAGTTCGAGAATGTCGATGCTGGCGTAGCCGCCTTGCTGACAGAGGAATCGTACGTGCCGCAGGGCAGCGCGCTGCTGTATACGACGCAGCACCGGCTGCGCGAAAAGGCGGCAATCGAGGCGGCGGGCGTACCCGTCGCCCCGTACCGCAAGGTCGGCAGCCTGGCGGAGCTTACCGCCGCGGCTGCCGAGCTGGGCCTGCCCTGTGTGCTGAAGACCGCCACAGGGGGATATGACGGTAAGGGACAAGCCGTCATCCGTCAGCCGGATGAGCTGGAAGCCGCGTTCGGGCAGGTGGCACCAGGTGCTTCGGCCGGCACTGAGGTACCGGAGCTGGTGCTGGAGAAATTCGTGAAATTCCAGTGTGAAATTTCCGTCATTGCTGCACGCAGCACCTCGGGGGAAGTGAAAAGCTTCCCGCCGGCGGAGAATATCCATGTGAATAACATTCTGCACCTGTCCATTGTGCCTGCCAGGGTCTCTGCGGAGCTTCAGCAGCAGGCCTGTGAGCTGGCGGAACGGCTGGTGTCAGGACTGAATGCTGTCGGACTATTGGCGGTAGAGATGTTCGTTACGGAGGACGGGGAAATATTCGTCAACGAGCTGGCGCCGCGGCCGCATAATTCAGGACACTACACAATGGATGCCTGCGCGACCTCACAGTTCGAGCAGCATATCCGGGCAATCTGCAATTTACCGCTTGGTGATACGAGGCTGCTGACCCCTGTGGTCATGGTAAATGTGCTGGGTCAGCATCTGGACGGAGCAATAGAGCGGACAGGACAGGCGGATGAAGCGGCACACAGGCTGGGGGTTGCCCCCAAGCTGCATATATACGGCAAGACCGAGAGCAAAACCGGCCGCAAAATGGGCCATATCAACCTGCTCTGCAAGGATACCGGCGACGGGCTGTCCTGGGTAGAGCAAACTAACCTTTGGAGGAACTAA
- a CDS encoding phosphoribosylaminoimidazolesuccinocarboxamide synthase: MTHPAVSTAVELVNAPLLYKGKVRELYDLGEQVLIVVTDRISAFDYVLDPAVPDKGNVLNRLSAFWFGLTKNLIENHVVHIDVDQLGGVVKDREALKNRIMVVRKAERIDIECVVRGCITGGGWRQYQETGKVNGIELPQGLRKNAVLAQPIFTPAAKNDVGHDEDIPFEQMQESIGAELALELKEKSLKLFAFARAYCEERGIILADCKFEFGLLDGKVILIDEIFTPDASRFWAKDKYALDIEIDSMDKEPVRTYLSASSWDKNSTPDPLPQEVVEETSRRYRDIYHRLTGKDL; encoded by the coding sequence ATGACACACCCTGCCGTATCCACGGCTGTGGAACTCGTAAATGCACCGCTGCTCTACAAAGGAAAGGTTCGCGAATTGTACGATTTGGGGGAACAGGTACTGATCGTCGTTACGGACCGGATCTCCGCATTTGATTATGTGCTTGATCCGGCTGTACCGGACAAGGGCAACGTGCTGAACCGGCTGAGCGCCTTCTGGTTCGGGCTGACAAAGAACCTGATCGAAAACCACGTCGTCCACATTGATGTCGATCAGCTCGGCGGCGTTGTAAAGGACCGTGAAGCGCTCAAAAACCGCATCATGGTCGTGCGCAAGGCCGAGAGAATCGATATTGAATGTGTCGTTCGCGGCTGCATTACCGGCGGAGGCTGGCGGCAGTATCAGGAGACCGGCAAGGTCAACGGCATTGAGCTTCCGCAGGGCCTGCGCAAGAACGCTGTGCTGGCTCAGCCGATCTTTACGCCGGCAGCGAAGAATGATGTCGGTCACGATGAAGACATTCCGTTCGAGCAGATGCAGGAGAGTATCGGTGCCGAGCTGGCGCTGGAGCTGAAGGAGAAAAGCCTGAAGCTGTTCGCTTTTGCCAGAGCGTATTGTGAGGAGCGCGGGATCATTCTCGCAGACTGCAAGTTCGAGTTCGGGCTGCTGGACGGCAAGGTGATTCTGATCGATGAGATTTTTACGCCGGATGCCTCCCGCTTCTGGGCTAAAGATAAATATGCGCTTGATATCGAGATTGACAGCATGGACAAGGAGCCGGTCCGGACGTATCTTTCCGCATCCTCCTGGGACAAAAACAGCACGCCTGACCCGCTGCCGCAGGAAGTGGTGGAAGAAACCAGCCGCCGCTACCGCGATATCTATCACCGGCTTACCGGTAAGGATTTGTAA
- a CDS encoding MFS transporter, which produces MDDGVSLTERQQDRVQEAAQSSGGRGSSRFFFLVIVFMFWFSSYIYVPVLSPYVEHLGASYVMVGAVLGVYGLMQILFRLPIGIGSDYLNRRRPFIYLGLIASGASCLIFMAGAEPVWALVARAVSGIAASAWVVYSVMFAGYFPKEEAGKAMGMLQFTTVIAQLSSMMISGYMVEHWGWNMPFIVGSIVAVLAMLLVLRLPEQRQEKREGGIRLKDLAGVMKEPLLVKVSLLSVLAHCVLFITMFGYTPNQALDIGASKESLGWLTLAFMVPHAAATLYGSRLFGRLLGDRGTLLLGFAGSAVFTLLIPSMPTLAALCATQVGNGFMQGLIFPLLLGKSVSDVAPFKRATAMGFYQAVYAVGMSGGPFVAGWMSAAYGLKGGFWLGGIAAALAAVLSWVWIREKGTSAQKLNKAG; this is translated from the coding sequence GTGGATGATGGAGTGTCATTGACAGAACGACAGCAGGATCGGGTACAAGAAGCAGCACAGTCCTCCGGCGGGAGGGGGAGCAGCCGGTTTTTCTTTTTGGTCATCGTCTTCATGTTCTGGTTCTCATCTTACATCTATGTGCCGGTGCTTTCGCCGTATGTGGAGCATCTCGGTGCATCGTATGTTATGGTCGGCGCAGTACTCGGGGTGTACGGGCTGATGCAGATTCTGTTCCGGCTGCCGATTGGCATCGGGTCGGATTATCTGAACCGGCGGCGGCCGTTCATTTATCTGGGGCTGATCGCCAGCGGAGCGAGCTGCCTGATCTTTATGGCCGGGGCAGAGCCGGTGTGGGCACTGGTGGCGCGCGCGGTTTCGGGAATAGCGGCATCTGCGTGGGTCGTATACTCGGTGATGTTCGCGGGCTATTTTCCTAAAGAGGAAGCCGGAAAAGCGATGGGCATGCTGCAGTTCACTACGGTCATTGCCCAGCTGTCGAGCATGATGATCAGCGGTTATATGGTGGAGCACTGGGGCTGGAATATGCCTTTTATCGTGGGCAGTATTGTAGCGGTACTGGCTATGCTGCTCGTACTGCGTTTGCCGGAACAGCGGCAGGAGAAACGCGAAGGCGGAATCCGGCTGAAAGACCTTGCAGGTGTAATGAAGGAGCCGCTGCTGGTCAAAGTCTCGCTTTTATCGGTGCTGGCGCATTGTGTGCTGTTCATTACGATGTTTGGATACACGCCGAATCAGGCGCTTGATATCGGGGCGAGCAAGGAGAGCCTGGGCTGGCTGACGCTGGCTTTTATGGTGCCGCATGCTGCAGCTACGCTGTACGGATCGCGGCTGTTCGGCAGGCTGCTGGGTGACAGGGGGACATTGCTGCTGGGCTTTGCCGGAAGCGCTGTGTTCACTTTGCTGATCCCGTCTATGCCGACGCTGGCTGCGCTCTGTGCGACCCAGGTGGGGAACGGGTTTATGCAAGGGCTGATTTTTCCGCTGCTGCTGGGCAAATCCGTCTCGGACGTGGCACCGTTTAAGCGGGCAACCGCGATGGGCTTTTATCAGGCGGTCTACGCGGTAGGGATGTCGGGCGGCCCATTTGTAGCGGGCTGGATGAGTGCGGCTTACGGGCTGAAGGGCGGTTTTTGGCTGGGGGGCATTGCTGCTGCGCTGGCGGCGGTATTGTCGTGGGTATGGATCAGAGAAAAGGGTACATCTGCTCAAAAGCTTAACAAAGCAGGTTAG
- the purS gene encoding phosphoribosylformylglycinamidine synthase subunit PurS: MLKATVYVTIKKSVLDPQGVAVQGALHSVGFQEVESLRIGKYMELTLDTDNRAEAEGRLKEMCEKLLANTVIEDYRYELED; this comes from the coding sequence ATGTTAAAAGCGACAGTCTATGTCACCATCAAGAAAAGCGTGCTCGATCCCCAAGGTGTAGCGGTACAAGGAGCTCTTCATTCGGTAGGTTTCCAGGAAGTTGAAAGTCTGCGCATCGGTAAGTACATGGAACTGACTCTCGACACGGACAACCGCGCTGAAGCGGAAGGACGCCTGAAGGAAATGTGTGAAAAGCTGCTGGCCAACACGGTGATCGAGGATTACCGCTACGAATTGGAGGACTAA
- a CDS encoding DNA topoisomerase 3 has protein sequence MKTLVLAEKPSVAREIARVLGCGNKQKSYIEGPKYVVTWALGHLVGLAEPEDYNSKFANWALEDLPILPEKAKLKVLRETSQQYKAVQQLMKRQDIDELIVATDAAREGELLARWIMNMAGWKKPFKRLWISSQTDKAIKEGFASLRPGRDFDRLYESARCRAEADWMIGLNVTRALTCKFGAPLSAGRVQTPSLGMIMDRENEITGFRSQEYELLTADFGSFQAGWRAPGGDGRIFDKEKTAGLKDKLTGRSGRIAKVQKSEKSEPHPLAYDLTELQRDANRKFGFSAKQTSSVLQKLYEQHKLVTYPRTDSRYLTSDMTGTLKERLDSVAVGPYATLARPLLRKPLPITKRIVDDSKVSDHHAIIPTEQTVLLNQLSAEERKLYDLIVRRFISLFYPPARYDAVAVTVSVEGESFHVKGTTVKDAGWREVYGGDMSNEDEEETVSDEPAAGSVKLPELREGETVKIQRCIIRPGRTQPPKRYNEASLLTQMEKHGLGTPATRADIIEKLVSSDTIERQGNLLHPTGKGKQLIELVSAQLRTPELTARWEGELERIARGQGKPEPFLQGIRTMAQELVSGVKSSGAEYKPHNVSASHCPDCGTRMLEKKTKRGKLLVCPADDCGYTRAGEKRLSGRRCPQCHKKMELKEGKAGLYVQCLGCGITETMDKDHKHINKREQQKLVQQYSKQESAGSNLGDLLKAAMEAKAKGK, from the coding sequence ATGAAGACACTGGTGCTTGCAGAAAAGCCCTCGGTGGCGCGTGAGATTGCACGTGTACTGGGCTGCGGAAATAAACAGAAGAGCTATATTGAAGGTCCTAAATATGTCGTAACCTGGGCGCTCGGGCATTTGGTCGGCCTGGCGGAGCCGGAGGATTATAATAGCAAGTTTGCGAATTGGGCTTTGGAGGATTTGCCGATTCTGCCGGAGAAGGCAAAACTCAAGGTGCTGCGGGAGACCAGCCAGCAGTATAAGGCGGTACAGCAGCTAATGAAACGCCAGGATATTGATGAGCTGATTGTCGCTACGGATGCTGCGCGTGAGGGGGAGCTTTTGGCACGCTGGATTATGAATATGGCCGGCTGGAAGAAGCCGTTTAAACGGCTGTGGATCTCCTCGCAGACGGATAAAGCAATTAAAGAGGGGTTCGCCTCCCTGCGTCCCGGTCGGGATTTCGACCGGCTCTATGAATCGGCGCGCTGCCGTGCCGAGGCAGACTGGATGATCGGGCTGAATGTGACCCGCGCGCTGACCTGTAAATTCGGTGCGCCGCTGTCGGCGGGACGTGTACAGACACCATCACTTGGTATGATCATGGACCGGGAGAATGAGATCACCGGGTTCCGTTCCCAGGAGTATGAGCTGCTGACGGCTGATTTTGGAAGTTTTCAGGCGGGCTGGCGTGCCCCGGGCGGGGATGGACGGATTTTTGATAAGGAGAAGACGGCTGGACTTAAGGATAAGCTGACCGGACGTTCGGGCCGGATTGCGAAAGTCCAGAAAAGCGAAAAAAGTGAGCCGCATCCGCTGGCCTATGATCTTACAGAGCTGCAGCGGGATGCAAACCGCAAGTTCGGCTTCTCGGCTAAGCAGACCTCAAGTGTGCTGCAGAAGCTGTATGAGCAGCATAAGCTAGTTACTTATCCGCGTACGGACAGCCGTTATCTGACATCTGATATGACGGGTACGTTGAAGGAACGTCTGGACAGTGTTGCTGTGGGACCTTATGCTACTCTGGCACGTCCACTTCTGCGTAAGCCGCTGCCGATCACCAAACGGATTGTGGATGACAGTAAGGTCAGTGATCACCATGCCATTATTCCAACGGAACAGACCGTACTGTTGAACCAGCTTAGTGCGGAGGAGCGGAAGCTCTATGATCTGATTGTCCGCCGGTTCATCAGCCTGTTCTACCCGCCGGCGCGTTATGATGCAGTAGCAGTGACGGTAAGTGTTGAAGGCGAGAGCTTCCATGTCAAAGGCACGACAGTAAAGGATGCCGGCTGGCGTGAGGTTTATGGCGGAGACATGAGTAATGAGGACGAGGAAGAAACGGTTTCAGATGAACCTGCAGCAGGCAGTGTAAAACTGCCGGAGCTGCGTGAAGGGGAAACCGTTAAGATCCAGCGCTGCATTATACGCCCCGGACGGACACAGCCGCCTAAACGTTATAATGAAGCATCCCTGCTGACCCAGATGGAGAAGCATGGGCTCGGTACGCCGGCAACCCGCGCGGATATCATTGAGAAGCTGGTCAGCTCTGATACAATTGAGCGTCAAGGTAATTTACTTCATCCGACAGGTAAAGGCAAGCAATTGATAGAACTGGTATCGGCACAGCTGCGCACGCCAGAGCTGACCGCACGCTGGGAAGGCGAGCTTGAGCGGATCGCCCGCGGCCAGGGCAAGCCGGAGCCGTTCCTGCAAGGGATACGCACCATGGCGCAAGAGCTGGTCTCCGGCGTCAAGAGCAGCGGAGCGGAATACAAGCCGCATAATGTGTCTGCCAGCCATTGTCCGGATTGCGGAACCAGAATGCTGGAGAAAAAGACGAAGCGCGGCAAGCTGCTGGTCTGTCCGGCAGATGACTGCGGCTATACCCGGGCAGGCGAGAAAAGATTGTCGGGCCGCCGCTGTCCGCAGTGCCATAAGAAAATGGAGCTTAAAGAGGGCAAAGCGGGCTTGTATGTGCAGTGTCTGGGCTGCGGGATAACAGAAACGATGGACAAAGACCATAAGCATATCAACAAGCGCGAGCAGCAGAAGCTTGTACAGCAGTACAGCAAGCAGGAAAGTGCAGGTTCAAACCTCGGCGATTTGCTGAAAGCGGCTATGGAGGCTAAGGCGAAGGGGAAATAA
- the purQ gene encoding phosphoribosylformylglycinamidine synthase subunit PurQ, with translation MKFAVLVFPGSNCDIDCYKAVEDSLGEPVDYVWHTATDLSAYDCILVPGGFSYGDYLRCGAISRFAPVMAEVAKAAEQGKFVLGICNGFQILTEAGLLPGALRRNMSMKFRCHDTVLKVVNNTTPFTVDYAKDEEIVIPIAHGEGNYYCDEETLASLKANNQIVFTYSDNPNGSVADIAGISNAAGNVVGMMPHPERAANSLLGSEDGKRMFTSILKTWRERYDAASIR, from the coding sequence ATGAAATTTGCGGTACTTGTCTTTCCAGGCTCCAATTGCGACATTGACTGCTACAAAGCGGTAGAAGACAGTCTCGGCGAACCAGTAGATTATGTATGGCATACCGCGACAGACCTGTCGGCGTATGATTGCATTCTCGTGCCGGGCGGCTTCTCTTATGGTGACTATCTGCGCTGCGGCGCGATTTCCCGGTTCGCTCCGGTCATGGCTGAAGTGGCCAAGGCGGCGGAGCAGGGCAAATTCGTGCTCGGCATCTGCAACGGATTCCAGATTCTGACCGAGGCGGGACTCCTGCCGGGCGCGCTGCGCCGGAACATGTCGATGAAGTTCCGCTGTCATGACACGGTGCTTAAGGTCGTTAATAACACAACCCCGTTTACTGTTGACTATGCGAAGGATGAAGAGATTGTCATTCCGATCGCACACGGCGAAGGCAACTATTACTGTGATGAAGAGACTTTGGCATCGCTCAAAGCTAATAATCAGATCGTATTCACATACAGCGACAACCCGAACGGCTCAGTAGCCGATATTGCGGGAATCAGCAATGCGGCAGGTAATGTAGTAGGCATGATGCCTCACCCGGAACGTGCGGCGAACAGCCTGCTTGGTTCGGAAGACGGCAAACGGATGTTTACATCCATTCTCAAGACATGGAGGGAACGTTATGACGCAGCAAGTATCCGCTAA
- the tsaA gene encoding tRNA (N6-threonylcarbamoyladenosine(37)-N6)-methyltransferase TrmO, giving the protein MSVSEMYNIVPVGVVSGTQGNLQIEIKPQYRAALKGLEEFSHGQILWWIHEFADDVFRATTQIEPPYDAPVTGVFASRSPVRPNPIGLSVAEIISVNVAEGIIEVNGLDAYPGTPVLDIKAYFPTTDRVRHVKVPAWASSWGEWVKE; this is encoded by the coding sequence ATGTCTGTTTCAGAAATGTATAATATAGTTCCCGTAGGTGTAGTCTCCGGAACTCAGGGTAACCTGCAGATTGAGATAAAGCCCCAGTACAGAGCAGCACTCAAGGGATTAGAGGAGTTCAGCCACGGTCAGATTCTCTGGTGGATTCATGAGTTTGCCGATGATGTTTTCCGGGCAACCACACAGATCGAGCCACCTTACGATGCTCCGGTAACAGGTGTATTCGCCTCCCGTTCCCCCGTCCGTCCTAATCCCATAGGACTTAGTGTAGCAGAGATTATCTCGGTTAATGTGGCAGAAGGCATTATTGAGGTTAATGGGCTGGATGCTTATCCGGGGACGCCAGTATTAGACATTAAAGCTTATTTTCCAACTACAGACCGTGTCCGTCATGTGAAGGTTCCAGCTTGGGCATCTTCATGGGGCGAGTGGGTAAAGGAATAA
- a CDS encoding universal stress protein, whose amino-acid sequence MLFSKILLAYDGSKASNQALERAIELAKVTPGSSIYVVHAFEFPRFFIGEALAPLPASVNKDYYDLAVQTTDEVRGRLEAEGLNATVELLQGSPAEVILNYAKEHGMDVIIIGSRGLGGIREFVLGSVSHNVVQSARIPVLVVK is encoded by the coding sequence ATGTTATTCTCTAAAATTTTGCTCGCCTATGACGGTTCCAAAGCTTCCAATCAAGCACTTGAGCGGGCGATCGAACTGGCTAAGGTAACTCCCGGATCTTCCATCTACGTCGTACACGCATTCGAATTCCCCCGTTTCTTTATCGGGGAAGCTCTCGCGCCTCTGCCGGCTTCAGTGAACAAGGATTATTATGATTTGGCGGTGCAGACTACGGATGAGGTCAGAGGGCGTCTGGAAGCGGAAGGCCTGAATGCGACGGTTGAGCTGCTGCAGGGTTCGCCGGCTGAAGTGATTCTGAATTATGCTAAAGAGCATGGAATGGACGTCATTATCATCGGCAGCCGCGGACTGGGCGGGATACGTGAATTTGTTCTGGGCAGTGTCAGCCACAATGTGGTGCAGAGTGCGCGGATTCCGGTACTGGTTGTAAAATAA